In bacterium, a single window of DNA contains:
- a CDS encoding permease: MAETPRWRRYLRLWGPDPDADIEDELRFHLEMREQEYLAAGFAPEEARRRALERLGDLDAVRAWLRRHDRKKQKRAARVRAAGDLLQDVRYGVRKLWQEPGFSAAVVAVLALGIGATTAMFSVVDAVLLRPLPFEHDEQLVMLDGLEVPFRSPDGESYPRSAPALTDLDSMRAVFSGYAAYAPGSLNLTGAGSPVRVNVTLVTPSFFSTLGVRPALGRPFTPEEGEPGAPPVAILSHGLWLRQFGADPGVLERTIGLNGVQYRVIGVMPRGFAFPAETELWTPLPVPFTLADFEPFRMYLPSSVIARLAPGVTREQAGQRLLALVNAYREARPAGSGSDGQVTAAELVRPLRDVLVGQRRTALLVLMGATALMLLIACANVATLLLSRSATRRREVAVRSALGATPGRILRQLLVEALVLSLAGAALGVVIAHAAVGALDALLPAGLVGIAPPRVDARVLAFALVIGVLAGIVSGVWPGLGAFRADAIEAIKPGGPVGATARGAARLRRVLVTAELALALVLLIGAGVMLRSFLALLATDPGVRPERVATLELTLARATYGNLAARRAFFEDVLERLYATPGIAAAAVVSELPLKGRQGVSLSVRAAGKPAPSRDELVFAHYVTITPDYFRALGIPLLRGRTLAPAVDSAGPGEVVIDEALAEQLWPGEDPVGQGLVIADELPRTVVGVAGNVRAGALDDPEVIPQMYLSLAERAPSYAAIVARGTLPEAALMRHLRDAVRAVDPSQAVYNVRTMEQVIANAIAPRRATTTLIAVFGALAVLLAGIGVYAVVAFSVAQRTREIGIRMAMGARTKDVLRLVLREGAALAVAGAAAGLLGAWMLTRVLAGMVYGVSPRDPVAYALAPALLIAIALLASLLPARRAVRVDPVEAIRVE, from the coding sequence ATGGCTGAGACGCCGCGCTGGCGCCGCTACCTGCGGCTCTGGGGCCCTGATCCCGACGCGGACATCGAGGACGAGCTGCGCTTCCACCTCGAGATGCGGGAGCAGGAGTACCTCGCCGCGGGTTTCGCGCCGGAGGAGGCGAGGCGGAGGGCGCTGGAGCGGCTGGGCGACCTCGATGCGGTGCGCGCGTGGCTGCGCCGCCACGACCGGAAGAAGCAGAAGCGCGCGGCGCGCGTGCGTGCCGCCGGCGATTTGCTCCAGGACGTGCGCTACGGCGTGCGGAAGCTGTGGCAGGAGCCGGGGTTCTCCGCTGCGGTCGTCGCGGTGCTGGCGCTGGGCATCGGCGCGACGACAGCCATGTTCAGCGTGGTGGATGCGGTGCTGCTGCGGCCGTTGCCGTTCGAGCACGACGAGCAGCTCGTCATGCTGGACGGGTTGGAGGTGCCGTTCCGGAGCCCCGACGGCGAGTCGTACCCCAGGAGCGCTCCGGCCCTGACGGACCTCGACTCGATGCGCGCCGTCTTCTCCGGGTACGCGGCGTATGCGCCCGGCAGCCTGAACCTGACGGGGGCGGGCAGCCCCGTGCGTGTGAACGTCACGCTGGTCACGCCGAGCTTCTTCTCGACGCTGGGCGTGCGTCCCGCGCTCGGCCGGCCGTTCACGCCGGAGGAAGGGGAGCCGGGAGCGCCGCCGGTGGCGATCCTCTCGCACGGGCTATGGCTGCGGCAGTTCGGCGCCGATCCGGGCGTGCTCGAGCGTACGATCGGGCTGAACGGCGTGCAGTACCGCGTCATCGGCGTGATGCCGCGCGGCTTCGCGTTCCCCGCCGAGACGGAGCTGTGGACGCCGCTCCCGGTGCCGTTCACGCTCGCCGACTTCGAGCCGTTCCGCATGTACCTGCCGTCGAGCGTGATCGCGCGGCTGGCTCCGGGTGTGACCCGCGAGCAGGCGGGCCAGCGGCTGCTCGCGCTGGTGAACGCGTACCGCGAGGCGCGCCCTGCGGGCAGCGGTTCGGACGGGCAGGTCACGGCGGCGGAGCTGGTGCGTCCGCTGCGCGACGTCCTCGTGGGCCAGCGCCGCACGGCGTTGCTCGTCCTCATGGGCGCGACGGCGTTGATGCTGTTGATCGCGTGCGCGAACGTCGCGACCCTGTTGCTCTCCCGTTCGGCGACGCGGCGCCGCGAGGTCGCGGTGCGCTCGGCGCTGGGCGCGACGCCGGGCCGGATCCTGCGGCAACTCCTCGTCGAAGCGCTCGTGCTCTCGCTGGCCGGCGCCGCGCTCGGCGTCGTGATCGCCCACGCCGCCGTCGGTGCGCTGGATGCACTGCTCCCCGCCGGTCTCGTCGGCATCGCCCCGCCGCGGGTGGACGCCCGAGTCCTCGCGTTCGCCCTCGTCATCGGGGTGCTCGCGGGGATCGTATCCGGCGTATGGCCCGGCCTGGGCGCGTTCCGCGCGGATGCGATCGAGGCGATCAAGCCGGGCGGCCCGGTGGGGGCGACGGCCCGCGGCGCGGCGCGGCTGAGACGTGTCCTCGTCACTGCCGAGCTGGCGCTCGCGCTGGTGCTGCTGATCGGCGCCGGCGTCATGCTCCGCAGCTTCCTCGCCCTGCTCGCAACGGACCCCGGCGTGCGTCCGGAGCGCGTCGCGACCCTCGAGCTGACGCTGGCCAGGGCGACGTACGGCAACCTCGCGGCGCGCCGCGCGTTCTTCGAGGACGTGCTCGAGCGGCTGTACGCGACGCCGGGCATCGCGGCCGCCGCCGTGGTAAGCGAGTTGCCGCTGAAGGGGCGTCAGGGGGTCTCTCTGTCCGTGCGTGCCGCGGGGAAACCGGCGCCCTCGCGCGACGAGCTCGTGTTCGCCCATTACGTGACGATCACGCCGGACTACTTCCGCGCGCTGGGCATCCCGCTGCTGCGGGGCCGCACGCTCGCGCCCGCCGTGGATTCGGCGGGGCCGGGCGAAGTGGTGATCGATGAGGCGCTGGCGGAGCAGCTCTGGCCGGGTGAGGACCCGGTGGGGCAGGGGCTCGTGATCGCCGACGAGCTGCCTCGCACGGTCGTGGGCGTCGCCGGCAACGTGCGCGCGGGGGCGCTCGACGATCCCGAGGTCATCCCACAGATGTACCTGTCGCTGGCAGAGCGCGCGCCATCGTACGCGGCGATCGTCGCGCGCGGCACTCTCCCGGAAGCCGCGCTCATGCGGCATCTGCGCGATGCGGTGCGCGCGGTCGACCCCTCGCAGGCCGTCTACAACGTCCGGACGATGGAGCAGGTGATCGCGAACGCGATCGCGCCGCGCCGCGCCACGACGACGCTGATCGCCGTGTTCGGCGCGCTCGCGGTGCTGCTCGCGGGCATCGGCGTGTACGCCGTGGTGGCGTTCAGCGTTGCGCAGCGCACGCGCGAGATCGGGATCCGCATGGCGATGGGGGCGCGGACGAAGGACGTGCTGCGGCTGGTGCTGCGTGAAGGCGCGGCGCTCGCCGTGGCGGGCGCCGCGGCGGGACTGCTGGGAGCGTGGATGCTGACGCGCGTGCTCGCAGGGATGGTCTACGGCGTGAGTCCGCGGGACCCGGTCGCGTACGCCCTCGCGCCGGCCTTGCTCATCGCGATCGCGCTGCTCGCCTCGCTCCTGCCGGCGCGGCGGGCCGTGCGCGTGGATCCGGTCGAGGCGATCCGGGTGGAGTGA
- a CDS encoding PadR family transcriptional regulator: protein MSRSSGDLLQGTLGLLILKALAGQELHGYGIARWIERATGDVLAIQEGSLYPALRRLEDRGLITSRWGLSENNRRARYYALTPAGRQHLREDAAVWLRFAEAVTRVLRADPAIG, encoded by the coding sequence GTGTCACGCTCCAGTGGCGACCTGCTCCAGGGCACGCTCGGTCTGCTGATCCTGAAAGCGCTGGCCGGGCAGGAGCTACACGGCTACGGCATCGCCCGCTGGATCGAGCGGGCGACGGGAGACGTGCTGGCGATCCAGGAGGGCTCGCTGTACCCGGCGCTGCGGCGGCTCGAGGACCGAGGGCTGATCACATCGCGCTGGGGGCTGTCGGAGAACAACCGTCGGGCGCGCTACTACGCGTTGACGCCAGCGGGCCGCCAGCATCTGCGCGAGGACGCGGCGGTGTGGCTGCGCTTCGCGGAAGCGGTGACGCGCGTGCTGCGCGCCGATCCGGCGATCGGTTGA
- a CDS encoding cytochrome C peroxidase, with product MRAAAAARDGGRTLVLLGFSLVLIATAGCGTGASDADGTVALKGSRPPDVSPLFQPLPATAEHPPDNPGTPERIDLGHKLFFEPKLSRSGVISCNTCHVVGAAGVDARPVAIGEGAREGPRNSPTVFNAAFLAAQFWDGRAPTLEEQAKGPIQAHVEMDLTPEEAVQRLRETGYEPLFRAAFPDEEDPLTFDNIAKAIAAFERTLITPGSPFDRYLEGDTAALTPLQKRGLQIFQEAGCVGCHNGVLLGGNGYAAFTHVAGSEDIGRAAVTGREEDRYVFRIAPLRNVALTAPYFHDGSAATLHEAVSIMGWVQLKRRFSEEEVDALVAFLESLTGEFPLIPHPQLPRAVPSRRNAASTE from the coding sequence ATGCGCGCGGCGGCAGCAGCCCGTGACGGGGGCCGGACCCTCGTGCTCCTCGGTTTCTCGCTCGTGTTGATCGCCACGGCCGGCTGCGGCACCGGGGCGTCGGACGCCGACGGGACGGTCGCGCTCAAGGGTTCGCGTCCGCCCGACGTGTCGCCGCTCTTCCAGCCGCTTCCCGCGACGGCGGAGCATCCGCCGGACAACCCGGGCACGCCGGAGCGCATTGATCTCGGGCACAAGCTGTTCTTCGAGCCGAAGCTCTCGCGTTCGGGCGTCATTTCGTGCAACACCTGTCACGTGGTCGGCGCGGCCGGCGTGGATGCGCGCCCGGTGGCGATCGGCGAGGGCGCCCGCGAGGGCCCGCGGAACAGCCCGACCGTCTTCAATGCGGCGTTCCTCGCCGCGCAATTCTGGGACGGCCGGGCGCCGACGCTGGAGGAGCAGGCCAAGGGGCCGATCCAGGCGCACGTGGAGATGGACCTCACGCCCGAAGAGGCGGTGCAGCGGCTGCGTGAGACCGGGTACGAGCCGCTTTTCCGGGCGGCGTTCCCCGACGAGGAGGACCCGCTCACCTTCGACAACATCGCGAAGGCGATTGCTGCGTTCGAGCGGACGCTGATCACGCCGGGCTCGCCGTTCGACCGCTACCTCGAGGGGGACACCGCAGCGCTCACCCCGTTGCAGAAGCGCGGGCTCCAGATCTTCCAGGAAGCGGGCTGCGTCGGCTGCCACAACGGCGTGCTGCTCGGAGGGAACGGGTATGCGGCGTTCACGCACGTCGCGGGGTCGGAGGACATCGGCCGCGCTGCGGTGACGGGCAGGGAGGAGGACCGCTACGTGTTCCGTATCGCGCCGCTGCGCAACGTGGCGCTCACCGCGCCGTACTTCCACGACGGCAGCGCCGCGACGTTGCACGAGGCGGTGTCCATCATGGGCTGGGTGCAGCTCAAGCGCCGCTTCAGCGAGGAGGAGGTGGATGCGCTCGTGGCGTTCCTCGAGTCGCTCACGGGCGAGTTCCCGCTGATCCCGCACCCGCAGCTCCCACGGGCAGTGCCATCGAGGCGCAACGCCGCCTCGACCGAGTAG
- a CDS encoding aminotransferase has translation MLRARGGHRRHRLDRVQPGERSARQPAHWRGRAGVPVLAEETGVKGSPYIAWAKSRLGIRYNLAASGVRPCPAELLEPTLDDFTLGGAYPEGWPPLIARIARRYGVAESQVVLAHGCSMANHLVFAALLEPGDDVLVEQPSYEPLAAVPRYLGAVVRGFSRAPEDGWRLDAERIAAVLTPRTRMVVLSNLHNPTGALTGESELRALGALAAERGIHVLVDEVYLEWLHDDGMPSAARLGAPFIATGSLTKAYGLDWLRAGWVLAPPDVAQRIRRVQDLFSGHIAQPTQRLAAKALDRASRLLAPLQALVGRNRDLVDRFVRAHERLSWVRPVAGAVGFVHLRDGSVDELVERLETRYDTTVAPGRFFGMPTWFRIGFGMDTAVLEEGLVRLAAALAK, from the coding sequence GTGCTTCGTGCTCGTGGCGGGCATCGTCGTCATCGGCTCGATCGCGTCCAACCCGGTGAACGCAGTGCTCGGCAGCCTGCTCATTGGCGCGGGCGTGCCGGTGTTCCTGTTCTGGCGGAGGAGACTGGTGTGAAGGGCAGTCCTTACATTGCGTGGGCCAAGTCACGACTCGGGATACGATACAACCTCGCCGCGAGCGGCGTGCGTCCCTGCCCCGCGGAGCTGCTCGAGCCGACGCTCGACGACTTCACGCTCGGCGGCGCGTACCCGGAGGGCTGGCCGCCGCTGATCGCGCGCATCGCGCGGCGTTACGGCGTAGCCGAGTCGCAGGTCGTGCTCGCGCACGGCTGCTCGATGGCCAACCACCTCGTCTTCGCCGCCCTGCTCGAGCCCGGCGACGACGTGCTCGTGGAGCAGCCGTCGTACGAGCCGCTGGCCGCCGTGCCGCGCTACCTCGGCGCGGTGGTGCGGGGCTTCAGCCGCGCACCCGAGGACGGCTGGCGGTTGGATGCGGAGCGCATCGCCGCCGTGCTCACGCCGCGCACGCGCATGGTGGTGCTGTCCAACCTGCACAACCCCACCGGTGCGCTGACGGGTGAGTCCGAGCTGCGCGCGCTCGGAGCGCTGGCCGCGGAGCGCGGCATCCACGTGCTGGTGGATGAGGTCTACCTCGAGTGGCTGCACGACGACGGCATGCCCAGTGCCGCGCGGCTGGGCGCCCCGTTCATCGCGACGGGAAGTCTCACCAAGGCGTACGGCCTGGACTGGCTACGCGCGGGGTGGGTCCTCGCGCCGCCGGACGTGGCCCAACGGATCCGGCGGGTCCAGGACCTGTTCAGCGGGCACATCGCTCAGCCCACGCAGCGGCTCGCGGCCAAGGCGCTCGACCGCGCCTCCCGGCTGCTCGCGCCGCTGCAGGCACTGGTGGGGCGGAACCGGGATCTGGTGGACCGCTTCGTCCGTGCGCACGAGCGACTCTCGTGGGTGCGGCCCGTCGCGGGCGCCGTCGGCTTCGTCCACCTGCGTGATGGGTCGGTGGACGAGCTGGTCGAGAGGCTCGAGACGCGCTACGACACGACGGTCGCGCCCGGCCGCTTCTTCGGCATGCCGACCTGGTTCCGCATCGGCTTCGGGATGGACACCGCCGTGCTCGAGGAGGGGCTCGTCCGACTGGCTGCGGCCCTGGCGAAGTGA
- a CDS encoding amino acid permease — MTTTAPRVPTTYARRLGLFDGTMVVVGGIIGAGIFLNPAIVAQRVGSPGLILAAWALGGVVALLGALCFAELGARRPEAGGGYVYLRETLGPLPAFLYGWTLLLVINSGGIAAVGMTFASYAADLAGLPAAMVKPLAIAAIAVLTVINYVGIRPGATTQNIFTVLKLVALGGLILAGLTLATRGTEASGATEAPGPALHGVADVAVALGAALIPVLFAFGGWQNANFVAGEIREPQRNVPRALLLGVGIVVATYLLANLAYVTTLGAAGLAASAAPASDTMRALLGPAGGTFIAAGIVLSTFGFLNLSILAAPRVYQAMADDGLFFRWAARLHPRYRTPAGAIVFQSAWAVVLLLSGTYGQLLDWVVFGDWIFFGLVVVTLFVYRAREGRGDGAAGTADGATPEAGVATAGEAPFRTFGYPWLPACFVLVAGIVVIGSIASNPVNAVLGSLLIGAGVPVFLFWRRRLV; from the coding sequence CGTCGGCGGCATCATCGGGGCGGGCATCTTCCTGAACCCTGCGATCGTCGCGCAGCGCGTCGGATCGCCGGGGTTGATCCTCGCGGCGTGGGCGCTCGGCGGCGTGGTCGCGCTGCTCGGCGCGCTGTGCTTCGCAGAGCTCGGTGCGCGCCGCCCTGAGGCCGGCGGCGGCTACGTCTACCTGCGGGAGACACTGGGGCCGCTTCCGGCCTTCCTCTACGGCTGGACGCTGCTGCTCGTCATCAACAGCGGCGGCATCGCCGCGGTGGGAATGACGTTCGCCTCCTACGCCGCGGACCTGGCCGGTCTGCCCGCGGCAATGGTCAAGCCGCTCGCGATCGCGGCGATCGCCGTCCTCACCGTGATCAACTACGTGGGGATCCGGCCCGGCGCGACGACCCAGAACATTTTCACCGTCCTCAAGCTCGTCGCCCTCGGCGGACTGATCCTGGCCGGCCTCACGCTGGCAACGCGCGGGACCGAAGCGAGTGGAGCCACCGAGGCGCCCGGCCCGGCGCTGCACGGCGTTGCCGATGTCGCCGTCGCGCTGGGCGCAGCGCTGATCCCGGTGCTCTTCGCGTTCGGCGGGTGGCAGAACGCGAACTTCGTGGCGGGCGAGATCCGCGAGCCGCAGCGCAACGTGCCGCGTGCGCTGTTGCTCGGCGTCGGGATCGTGGTGGCGACGTACCTGCTCGCCAACCTCGCGTACGTCACGACACTGGGCGCGGCCGGGCTCGCGGCGAGCGCGGCGCCGGCGTCGGACACGATGCGCGCGTTGCTCGGCCCTGCGGGCGGCACGTTCATCGCGGCGGGCATCGTGCTCTCGACGTTCGGGTTCCTGAACCTCTCGATCCTCGCCGCGCCGCGGGTCTATCAGGCCATGGCCGACGACGGGCTCTTCTTCCGCTGGGCCGCGCGCCTGCATCCGCGCTACCGCACCCCTGCGGGCGCGATCGTGTTCCAGTCGGCGTGGGCGGTGGTGCTGCTCCTCTCCGGCACCTACGGCCAGCTCCTGGACTGGGTCGTGTTCGGCGACTGGATCTTCTTCGGCCTCGTCGTCGTGACGCTGTTCGTGTATCGCGCGCGTGAAGGGAGGGGTGACGGCGCGGCGGGCACAGCGGACGGCGCGACGCCCGAAGCGGGCGTTGCCACGGCGGGCGAGGCGCCGTTCCGCACGTTCGGCTACCCGTGGCTGCCCGCGTGCTTCGTGCTCGTGGCGGGCATCGTCGTCATCGGCTCGATCGCGTCCAACCCGGTGAACGCAGTGCTCGGCAGCCTGCTCATTGGCGCGGGCGTGCCGGTGTTCCTGTTCTGGCGGAGGAGACTGGTGTGA